A region of Mobula birostris isolate sMobBir1 chromosome X, sMobBir1.hap1, whole genome shotgun sequence DNA encodes the following proteins:
- the wnt1 gene encoding protein Wnt-1: MKLVLGFKTLWFLAFSSLSHTLAVNNSGRWWGIVNIASSSNLLIDSKYVQLVLDPSLQLLSRKQRKLIRQNPGILHSITGGLQNAIRECKWQFRSRRWNCPTSQTPNVFGKIVNRGCRETAFIFALISAAVTHSVSRSCSEGSIESCTCDYRRRGPGGPDWHWGGCSDNIDFGRVFGREFVDSSERGRDLRYLTNLHNNEAGRLTVHAEMRQECKCHGMSGSCTVKTCWMRLPTFRTVGNLLKDRFDGASRVTYSNKGSNRASWADMQHLEPENPAHKPHSPQDLVYFEKSPNFCTANSKMGTTGTRGRVCNNTSLALDGCDLLCCGRGFRTLTKRVTERCHCTFHWCCHVSCLNCTTTQTLHECF, from the exons ATGAAATTAGTTCTGGGATTCAAGACTCTGTGGTTTCTGGCGTTCTCTTCACTTTCCCACACACTGGCAGTAAATAACAGTGGGAGATGGTG GGGAATTGTAAATATTGCGTCTTCTTCGAACCTATTGATCGACTCGAAGTATGTCCAACTAGTTTTGGATCCAAGCTTGCAGCTGCTGAGCAGAAAGCAGAGGAAACTGATCCGACAGAACCCGGGCATATTGCACAGTATCACAGGAGGGCTGCAGAATGCCATCAGAGAGTGCAAATGGCAATTCCGCAGTCGACGCTGGAACTGTCCAACATCTCAAACTCCTAACGTCTTCGGCAAAATCGTTAATCGAG GCTGCCGTGAGACGGCCTTCATTTTCGCTCTGATCAGTGCGGCAGTGACTCATTCGGTATCTCGCTCGTGTTCCGAGGGCTCCATTGAGTCGTGTACGTGCGATTACCGACGGCGGGGACCCGGCGGACCAGACTGGCACTGGGGTGGGTGCAGTGACAACATTGATTTCGGCCGCGTCTTTGGCCGCGAGTTCGTGGACTCAAGCGAAAGGGGAAGAGACCTGCGCTATCTGACCAACCTGCACAACAACGAGGCTGGCAGACTG ACAGTCCATGCCGAGATGAGACAGGAATGTAAGTGCCATGGAATGTCTGGCTCTTGCACGGTTAAAACCTGTTGGATGCGGCTCCCCACCTTTCGGACAGTGGGTAACTTGCTCAAAGACCGGTTTGACGGAGCCTCCCGTGTGACCTACAGCAACAAAGGCAGTAACCGCGCCTCCTGGGCAGACATGCAACACCTGGAACCCGAGAACCCGGCTCACAAGCCACACTCTCCCCAGGACCTGGTCTACTTCGAGAAGTCGCCCAACTTCTGTACAGCCAACAGCAAAATGGGCACCACAGGTACCAGGGGCCGAGTCTGCAATAACACCTCGCTGGCCTTGGACGGCTGCGATctgttgtgctgtgggaggggattccgTACTCTGACCAAAAGGGTCACCGAGAGATGTCATTGTactttccattggtgctgccacGTTAGCTGCCTGAACTGTACGACCACACAGACTCTGCACGAGTGCTTTTGA